A window of Maioricimonas rarisocia genomic DNA:
TGCCTGTGCCATAACTTGAGGGCACAAGTTACTTTTTGCCCGGAATTCACGCAATGCGGCGTCCCACCTGAACCAGGGGGATGCCCCCGAACCGGGCAGATGACGTGCCGTCGACTGCCCGGCCGAACATCCCCGCGGTTCGCCGTGTCCTCATCTCGACCACGCGCTTTCGGGGTGCAGAATCAGCGTCGCGCCAGATGTGCTTCAGGCCCCCCGGAGAGTATTGCACTCCGATCCGTCGATTCAGTATAGTCTTGCGCCGATTGAACCGCCGTCGCTTCGGGTGACTTGCCCGCCGCGACACTCCGGGCAGGTTTTTGCAGCAATCGATTCCCGGTGGCTTGTGTCACACTTTCGGGTTGATATACTTCGCTGCTTCGCCGCCCGGGCCTCGGTCCGCTAGCGTAGCTCAATGGCAGAGCACCGGTTTTGTAAACCGGCGGTTGTGGGTTCGAATCCCTCCGCTAGCTTCCCGCGATCCGGAAGCGGACAGAACGACTGCCGGTTGATACCGCGCCAGCCGGCAAAGCGTTCGCGAGTGACCCCAGGGGGTGTACCTAAGCGGCCAAAAGGGCCAGACTGTAAATCTGGTGGCTCAGCCTTCACAGGTTCGAATCCTGTCGCCCCCATTCCGACGTCGACCGTTTACCAGCTGTCGTCACTTCGGTGGCCGGTGATGGGCGGTGTCACACAAGCGGGTGTAGCTCAATGGTAGAGCTCCAGCCTTCCAAGCTGGTGGTGAGGGTTCGATTCCCTTCACCCGCTCTGGAGTCGCAAGCTCTCAGCTGCTGTAGCTCAGTTGGTAGAGTGCGTCCTTGGTAAGGACGAGGTCATGGGTTCGAGTCCCATCAGCAGCTTACCGGCACGTGGCCGGTCGTTTGGATGTGGCGTTGGCAGGTCTCGTTCGATCTCGTGCTGCGGCGCCTAGGAGTTGTTATTGGTGAGCCGCAGACCGGCTTGAGATGCAGTTGGCGCGGTTCCAGTTTTAGCAAAACCACCGGGAGTTGGAGCATCTGTCATGGCAAAGGAAGTCTTCGAACGAACGAAGCCCCACGTTAACGTGGGGACGATCGGCCACATCGACCACGGGAAAACCACGCTGACCGCCGCGCTGCTTGCCGTGCAGGGTGCCAAAGGCCTCGCCAAGTTCAAGAGCTACGCGGATATCGCCAAGGGTGGTACCGTCCGTGACGAAACCAAAACGGTTACGATCGCGGTCAGTCACGTCGAGTACGAGAGCGAAACACGTCACTACGCTCACATCGACTGCCCCGGTCACGCCGACTACATCAAGAACATGATCACCGGTGCCGCCCAGATGGACGGTGCCATCCTGGTCGTGTCGGCGGCCGACGGCCCGATGCCGCAGACTCGCGAGCACATCCTGCTCGCCCGTCAGGTGAACGTGCCCGCACTGGTCGTGTTCCTCAACAAGTGCGACCTCGTCGACGACGAAGAGCTCCTCGAGCTCGTCGAAATGGAAGTCCGTGACCTGCTCAGCAAGTACGACTTCCCCGGCGACGACATCACGATCATTCGTGGTTCGGCCAAGCCCGCCCTCGACAGCCCGGAAGATCCCGAAGCCAACAAGTGCATCGGCGAACTGATGGACGCTCTCGACGCGGACATCCCCGAGCCGGCCCGTGAGTCCGACAAGCCGTTCCTGATGGCCATTGAAGACGTCTTCTCCATCGAAGGTCGCGGTACCGTCGTAACCGGTCGTATCGAGAAGGGCGTCGTCAAGGTCGGCGAAAAGGTCCACATCATCGGCCTGAAGGACACGCAGGAAACCACCTGCACCGGCGTCGAGATGTTCAACAAGACCCTCGACACCGGCATGGCTGGCGACAACGTCGGCATCCTGCTGCGTGGTGTCAAGAAGGAAGACGTCGACCGCGGCCAGGTGCTCGCCGCACCCGGCTCGATCACCCCGCACACCAAGTTCGAGGGTGAGATCTACGTCCTGAGCAAGGAAGAAGGGGGTCGCAAGACGCCGTTCTTCTCCGGCTACAAGCCGCAGTTCTACTTCCGTACGACCGACGTGACCGGCGGCGTCAAGCTGCTCGGCGGTGCCGAGATGTGCATGCCCGGCGATAACGTCAAGCTCGAAGTCGAACTGCTCAAGCCGATCGCCATGGACGAAGGAAGCCGCTTCGCCATCCGTGAAGGTGGCCGCACCGTCGGTTCCGGCGTCGTCACCAAGATCCTCGAGTAGTCATCAGTCACCTCCGCCGGTCGGCGTCCCTGAACCCGGCCGGCGGCTTGACGAATACAGCCGGTTGCTCTCCGCTCCGGAGGTCGGAGTGGAGAGTGCCCGTTCATGGGGCCGTGTTCAGGCCCGCCTGGGAATCGCAACCATGGCACGTGAGTACGTCTGGCTCGAGTGCACCGAGTGCAGCAGCAGGAATTATCGGACGCCCAAAGAAATGCGGGGCACCGATCGCCTGGAGTTGAAGAAGTACTGTCGCGCCCAGCGCCGGCATACGGTTCACAAAGAGTCACGCAAGAAATAATCAGGCCGTTTCAGCGGCGGCTGCCACCATCGAGGTCCGCGGTCGTCTCAAAGCGCCTACGGGCGTAGCTCAATTGGCAGAGCAGCGGATTCCAAATCCGCAGGTTGGGGGTTCAAGTCCCTCCGCCCGTGTTGACCGATCTCGTGCCCGCCGCAGGACGGGGCGGGCAGTTCAGACCAGGAGTGCGACAGGTGGCAACGGCACGCACAAGGGGTGAAGCCACGTTTGCTTCGCAGCTCGCATCCGCCTCCCTGTACAAACGGAATCAGGGACGAGTGGTGCGGCAGGTGACCGCAGCCGCGCTCGCAGTGATTGTGCTGCTCGGCTGCTGGACAATGTCCAACACAATCCTGTCCGAATACGGGCGGAGCATTCGCGTCGGCATCCCCACGGCCCTCGGAGCCATCGGGCTCTGGGTCGTTTACCGGTTCGTCAACTATCCCCGCTTTGCAGACTTCCTCATCTCGGTCGAGGCCGAGATGGACAAAGTCTCGTGGGCGGATCGAACATACCTCGTACGGGCTACCGGCGTCGTCCTGGCAACCATGGTTGTCCTCGGCGGCTACCTCTGGCTGTGCGATATGTTCTGGCTGTGGTTTTTCAACCTGATCCACTTCCTGGATCTGGAATCGATGCGTCCCGAGTAGACGCAGTTAGCAGGAAGCGTACCTCCGACCCGAATGTTCCGGGACGACAGGTCGCAAAGACATGGGTGTCGTGATGGACGAACGTGATGTTGCAGCCGAATCGGCCCCCGATGGCTTGCAATGGTACGTCCTCAAGGTTCAAAGCAACCGCGAGCGGTCCATCCGCGAGTCTCTGTTGCGGCGGATCAAACGCGAAGGCCTCGAAGAGTACTTCCGCGAGATCGTGATCCCCACCGAGAAGATCGTGGAAACCAAAGGCGGCAAACGACGCGTCCGGGAGCAGAAGCTGTTCCCCGGATACATGATGGTACACATGGAACTCAACGACGAGACCTGGTATCTCGTCCGCGATACGAGCGGTGTCGGCGACTTCACGGGGGCGGCCGGAAAGCCCATCCCGATGGAAGAACACGAAATCAGCCGCATGCTCGGCAAGGAAGAAGAAACCGAAGGCACACGCACCGCTCAACCGGTCGTCAAATTCGGTGTGGAGGTTGGCGACACGGTCAAGGTCAAGGACGGCCCCTTCGAGAGCTTCGAAGGCGTGGTCGACTCGCTCGACGAAACCAGTGGTCGCCTCAAGATCATGGTCGAGATCTTCGGTCGCTCGACCGAGGTCGAACTCGAACACTGGCAGGTCGAAAAGGTTTAGCAGCTTCGCGGACATCCGGAACCGGTGACTCGCCCCGCGAGACCGCTCCCGACGCTTACTCCCGAAGCAGGCCGGCAAGGTACATACAGTCATGGCGAAACAGGTCGTTGCAGAGATCAAGGTCCAGGTTCCCGGCGGGCAGGCCACGCCCGCCCCGCCGGTCGGTACCGCGCTCGGTCCGCACGGGGTGAACATCGGCCAGTTCGTTCAGCAGTTCAACGACAAGACACGTGAGTTCAACGGCACCACCGTGCCTGTTGTCATCACGGTCTACAACGACCGCTCGTTCGAATTCATCATCAAGAGCCCGCCGGCGGCGGTCCTGCTCAAGCAGGCCGCGCAGATCGCCAAGGGGGCCAGCAACCCGCGGACAGACAAGGTCGGCACCGTCAGCCGCGACCAGGTCGCCGAAATCGCCAAAACGAAACTCGAAGACCTCAACGCCCCAGACATCGACGCCGCCATGCGGGTGATCGAAGGGACCGCCCGCAGCATGGGCATCGAAGTCGTCGGCTGATCCGCGACTGACTCCGCCGCAACCGGCCGGCCGCTCGGTCCGCGGCCCACAGCAACAACCTCGACACAGCGACAGAGCAACCATGTCCAGTCAATCCAAACGGCAACGGGCGTACCGAAAAGCTGTGGCCGACGTCGCCACGCTCGAACTCCCCCAGGCCGTTGACCAACTGAAATCGCTCAACGACGCCCTCCCCAAGGGGGTCAAAGCCTCCTCGTTCGACCAGACCGTCGAACTCGCCGTTCGACTGGGCGTCGACCCCAAACATGCCGACCAGATCGTTCGCGGCTCGATCGTGCTTCCGCACGGTATCGGAAAGTCGCAGCGGGTCCTGGTCTTCTGTCAGGGACCGAACGTCGCCGTCGCCGAAGAAGCCGGTGCCGACCACATCGGTGGCAAAGAGCTTGCAGACAAGATCAAGGATGGCTGGGTCGACTTCGACGTCGCCATCGCGACGCCCGACATGATGGGTGTCGTCGGTCCGCTCGGACGCGTGCTGGGCCCCCGCGGCCTGATGCCGTCCCCGCGTGCCGGTACCGTGACACAGGATGTCGCATCGGCCGTCAAGGAATACAAGGCGGGTAAGGTCGAGTTCCGCACCGACTCGGCAGGCATCGTCCACTGCGTGGTCGGCAAGCTGTCATTCGACGCACAGCAACTGACCGAGAACGCGGACGCCCTGCTGAACCTGATTCGCAGCCTCAAGCCGGCTGCCGCCAAGGGCCAGTACATCCGAAGCATCACACTCTCGGCGACGCAGATGCCCGGCATTCCGATCGTCGCCGCCTGAGTCACCTGCCGGCCTTCGGCAGCACCTGTGGGATCAGTCAGAAGTTGCCGGCTCACTCTGCCGGCCGGCAGTCTGGGGTAAACAGTCATGAGTAAAGTCGTCAAACGAATGATGATCGACGAGATCCGGGATCGCCTCGGCGAAGCCCGCGAACTGGTGATCATCGACTCGTCGCGGCTCGATGCCAGTTCCGACAACCAGCTCCGCCTGGGGCTGCGGGAAAAAGGCATCACCGTGATGCAGGTCAAGAACACCCTGGCCCGCAAGGCCATGGAAGAACTGGGCGTCGCCGGCGACGACATCCGGCCGCTGTTGAGCGGTCCGTCATCGCTGGTCTGGGGAGGGGAAGACATTGTCGCCCTCTCCAAAGAGATTGCCCAGTGGGCCAAGCAGATCGATCAGCTCGAAATCAAGGGCGGTGCCGTCGAAGGCCAGGCCATTGATGCCGAAGGGATCGATCAACTCAGCAAAAGCCCCGGCCGCCTCGAACTCATCGGACAGATCGCCGGTCTGGCCCTCAGCCCCGGTGCCCGCCTTGCTGGTGCCCTGCTGGGTCCGGGCGGCACGATCTCCGGACAGCTCGAGGCCATCGCCGAGAAGGAAGAAGAGGCCGCCTGAGCCTGTCACGGCCGGCCCGTACTGGAGAACCGCGGCAACGACCTGCCAGGTCACGTCCGCATTTCACAAAGGTCGACGCTTTCAATCGTTCAGCCGGACCAAGGCCCGCACACAGAGTCAGCCGGCGATTTGAAATCGGGAGAGATGATTCATGGCCACTGCAGAAGCAACGGAAACCAAGGAATTCGACGACGCGACCAAGGAGCTCGGCGACAAGATTGTCGGCCTGACCCTCCTGCAGGCTCGCGCCCTGGCTGACTACCTCAAGGACGTCCACGGCATCGAGCCGGCCGGCGGAGGTGTCGTCATGGCCGCTGCCCCGGGTGCCGGCGATGGCGGCGGCGAAGCGGCTGCCGAGCAGACCGAGTTCGACGTCGTGCTGACCAGCTTCGGCGACAACAAGATCGCCGTCATCAAGGCGGTCCGCAGCATCACCGGCCTCGGCCTCAAAGAAGCCAAGGAAGCGGTCGAGAGCGCTCCCAAGGCGATCAAGGAAGGTGTCGAGAAGGAAGAAGCCGAGAAGCTCAAGGCCGAACTCGAAGGCGCCGGCGCCTCGGTCGAGCTCAAGTAATACGGCCCGGGCCAAGCCATGGATCATCGGGCAGCATCGCGCCCCGGGTGCGATGCTGCCTTGTGACATTTGACGTTTGGCACTCACCTTGCCACAATGGGTGAGGTGACGACCGTATCCGACGAAGAACAAGCGCGCTTTGTGGCATCTTTCTGTTACGACCGCGCCCACAACTGTCCTGCATGCATTACCGAGAGCACGCCCGACGGGATGGAGCGCCCGTGCGCGTGTGACCGCAACAATTCCGGAAGGGGGGCCGGGTTGTTCCAGCTTCTGCGGCGTGTCGAGTCGCGCGGCGGTGGTGGCTGTCGATCGCAGTCCGCACCTGTGGCGGCTATCGGCGTCTTGCCCCGGTTTGTTATCGCACCGGAACAGATTCTCGTTCGTGCCCCCGGCCTGCGCTCATATCTGCTCCGCGAACCGGTGCCCCTCCGGCCCGGACTCGGGTGACCCCGCCACCCACACGTTTCCAGCAATTTCGACCCCTCGACGAATTTGCTCGCCCTCGCACACGATTTGAGACTGACGAATGCCAATCCCTGCCGAAAGAATCATTCGGGCTCGTGAAGTTCGTAACTTCGGTGACATCCCCGGTCGGTTCGAACTCTCAGATCTGACGCGGATCCAGACCGAATCTTACGCTCGCTTCCTCCAGCTCGATAAACGCCCCGACCAGCGGAAGAACCACGGACTCGAAGAGATCCTCCGTGAAGTCTTCCCCATCGAAAGCTACGACGGGCAGTATCGACTCGAGTACCTCCGCTACGAGCTCGGCAAGCCGCGGTACACGCCGATGGAGTGCCGGCAGCTCCGCCTGACCTACGGCCGCCCCTTCCGCATCTGGCTCCGCCTCGTCAAGGAGCAGCCGGTCGAGGAAGAAGTCTACCTCGGCGACATCCCGATCATGGTCGGGGGTGGCGAGTTCATCATTAACGGTGCCGAGCGCGTCATCGTCTCTCAGCTGCACCGCTCGCCAGGCGTCGACTTCGTCCTCGCCGGCGAACCCGGCGAACGCAAGAACTTCTCCTGCCGGATCATCCCCGAACGCGGCAGCTGGATCGAACTGGTCGTCAGCAAGAAGGGGACGCTCGGCGTCCGTATCGACCAGAGCGGAAAGTTCTCGGCCGTCACGCTCATCCGGGCCATGAACCGTGATTACTCCACGGACAATGCCCTGCTGCGTCTCTTCTACGACGTGCACACCGAGAAGGTCACGAAATCGAACAATGCGGAAGCCCTCCAGGGAACCTTCGCTGCCGAGGACGTGATTTACCCGCCCGGACACGAACGCTGCGGCGAAATCATCGTCGAATGCTGCGAGCAGATCACCTCGACACACGCCGAGGAGATCGCCGAGTCCGGACTCAAGACCGTCGACGTCATCAAGGAGGTTCCCGACAACCTCCTGCTGGCCAGTGTTGCCGAAGACACCACCGCCAGCCACGAAGAAGCTCTGCTCAAGATTTATCAGCGGCTTCGCCCCGGCAATCCGCCGCAGCTCGAGAAGGCGATTGACCTCTTCAGCGAGAAGTTCTTCGACGTCAACCGCTACCGACTCGGTCGCGTCGGCCGCTTCCGCATCAACCGCAAGTTCGAGCAGGACATCTCGGACGACGAGATGACGCTGAAGTCCGAGGACTTCATCAACGCCATCCGCTACCTCGTCCGCCTGCGTGTCGGCGATCCCTCCGCGGCGGTCGACGACATCGACAACCTCGGCAACCGCCGTCTTCGGACGATCGACGAGCTCGGCGCCGACGAAATCCGCAAGGGCTTCCTCAAGCTCCGCCGGACCGTCCAGGAGCGGATGAGCCTCAAGGACGTCGAAGAGATGACGCCGCGTTCGCTCGTCAACCCGAAGAGCGTCGCCGCCGCCATCGAGTACTTCTACGGTCGCAGTGAGCTCTCGCAGGTGGTCGACCAGACGAACCCGCTCTCGATGCTCACGCACGAGCGTCGCCTGAGTGCTCTCGGACCGGGTGGTCTGAACCGGAAACGTGCCGGCTTCGAAGTCCGCGACGTGCACATTTCGCACTACGGACGAATCTGCCCGATTGAAACGCCCGAAGGTACGAACATCGGGCTCATTTCGAGCCTGAGCATCTTCGCCAAGGTCGACGACTATGGCTTCCTGATTACGCCGTATCGCCGCGTCGACAACGGCAAGATCACCGACGACTTCGAATGGCTCCGGGCCGACGAAGAAGCCAACGTCTACGTCGCCCCGGCCGATACCCGCGTCGTTGACGGCAAGATCGTCGACACCCGCGTTCTCGCCCGGTACCGCAACGACGTGCACTGGATCGAAGCCGGCCAGGTGCAGTACATCGATGTGGCCGCCAGCCAGATGGTCGGCGTCTCGGCCGGTCTGATCCCCTTCCTGGAACACGACGACGCCAACCGCGCCCTGATGGGTTCGAACATGCAGCGGCAGGCCGTCCCGCTTCTCGTCGCCGAGCCGCCCCTGGTCGGAACCGGCCTGGAAGACGAGATCCCGCGGTACTCCGGCATGGTGCTTCGCTCCGACCGAAACGGCAAGGTCACCCACGTCGACGGCGACTCCGTCGAGGTGGAAGGCAAGCGGTTCCCGCTTCGCAAGTTCCACGGACTGAACGAGCGGACCTGCCTGAACCAGAAGCCCGTCGTCGAACTCGGCCAGAAGGTCAAGAAGGGGGACATCCTCTGCGACTCTGCCGCCACCCGCGACGGCGTCCTCTCCCTCGGCCGGAACGTGCTGGTCGCCTTCATGTCGTGGGAAGGCTACAACTTCGAAGATGCCATTATCCTTTCCGAGCGTCTCGTCAAGGACGACGTCTACACGTCGATCCACATCGACGAGTTCGACGTCGAGATCCGCGAGACGAAACTCGGTCGCGAAGAGTTCACTCGCGACATTCCGAACGTCAGCGAGAAAGCCCTCCGCCACCTCGATGACGACGGCATCGTCCACATCGGAACCCGTGTCGCTCCCGGCGACATTCTCGTCGGAAAGGTCACCCCCAAGGCGAAGACCGAACTGACGCCGGAAGAAAAACTGCTCCACGCGATCTTCGGCAAGGCCGGCGAAGACGTGAAGAACGAGTCCCTCGAGGTCCCCAGTGGCGTCGAAGGCATCGTCATTCACACCGAGAAATTCGCCCGCCGCATGAGTCTCTCGGAACTCGATCGCAAGAAGTACGACCAGGACCTCAAGAAGGCCGAACAGGAAGGCCAGAAGAAGGTCGCCGCGTCGTTCCGCAACTTCCTCGATCAGTTCGAGGCGGTCCTCGACCATCCGCTGACCGACGATGACGGCCGCGAGCTTCGCAGCATCGACGACGACAAGTTCCTCGCCGACTACGCGAACAACTTCGAGCAGCACGTCGCCGACCTCGACATCCGCAGCCCGCAGAAGCAGGCCGACATCCGGAAGCTGATGAAGGAGCAGTGGTCGATCGTCGAAGACGCCATGGATGACGCCGAACAGCGCGTCAACAGCATGAAGCGTGGCGACGAGCTTCCCAACGGCGTGCTTCAGATGGTCAAGGTCTACGTCGCCTCCAAGCGACAGATCTCCGTCGGTGACAAGATGGCCGGTCGCCACGGTAACAAGGGTGTGATCTCCAAAGTACTGCCGGTCGAGGACATGCCGTACCTCGAAGACGGCACCCCGGTCGATATCGTCCTCAACCCGCTGGGCGTTCCCAGCCGTATGAACGTCGGTCAGATTCTCGAGACGCACCTGGGCTGGGCGGCCTCCAAGCTCGGCTTTCGGGCAGTCTGCCCCGTCTTCGATGGTGCCCCCGAAGAAGAGATTAACGACCTGCTCGATCAGGCCGGCCTGCCACGCGACGGTAAGGCCCAGCTGTTCGACGGTCGGACCGGTGAAGCACACGAGCAGAAGACGACCGTCGGTTATATCTACATGCTCAAGCTGCACCACCTCGTCGACGACAAGGTGCACGCTCGGGCCACTGGTCCTTACTCCCTCATCACCCAGCAGCCGCTGGGTGGTAAGGCCCGCTTCGGCGGACAGCGGTTCGGAGAGATGGAAGTGTGGGCACTCGAAGCCTACGGGGCCGCCTACATCCTCCAGGAACTCCTTACCGTCAAGAGCGACGACGTCGAGGGACGGACCAAGATCTACGAATCCATGGTGAAGGGCGAGAACACGCTCGAAGCCGGCACCCCCGCCAGCTTCGACGTCCTCAATAACGAAATCCGCGGCCTGTGCCTGAATCTCCAGCTTGAGAAGGCACGCGTCTGACGGGCGGTGCGGTCCGGTGCCACGCTCCGTCCGCTCCCATTGCCGTATGATTTCGACTTATCGCTTCGACATTTCACAAGGAGCCTCCTGTGAGCGTCGGTGAAGGCAGCTACGATCGCGTTAACGACTACCGTGCGGTGAAGATCTCCCTCGCGAGCCCGCACGACATCCGCAGCTGGTCGTTCGGGGAAGTCAAAAAACCCGAAACGATCAACTACCGGACTTATCGCCCCGAGCGCGACGGTCTGTTCTGCGAACGGATCTTCGGGCCCGAGAAGGACTGGGAGTGCGCCTGCGGCAAGTACCGCGGGATGAAGTACAAGGGAATGATCTGCGATCGTTGCGGCGTGAAAGTCACGCATAGCCGCGTCCGTCGCAAGCGGATGGGCCATATCGAGCTCGCCGCACCCGTCGTCCACATCTGGTTCTTCAAGAGCATGCCCAGCCGCCTCGGTGCGCTGCTCAACATGAAGACCACCAGCCTGGAAAAAGTGATCTACTTCCAGGACTACGTCGTGGTCGACCCCGGCGACACCCCCCTTCGCAAGTGCCAGATGCTCACCGAAGAGGAGTATCGTCAGGCCCGCGATAAATACGGCGAAGGCACCTTCGAAGCCGACATGGGCGCCGAAGCCGTCTTCAAGCTGCTCGCCGGCATCAACCTCTCCGAAGAGTCCGTCAAGCTCCGCCAGGAACTCCGCGAGACCGGCAGCCAGCAGAAGGCCAAGGATCTCGTCAAGCGGCTCAAGATCGTCGAGGCACTCCGCGACAGCGACAACCGCCCCGAGTGGATGGTCCTGCAGTGCACCCCGGTCATCCCGCCGGACCTTCGCCCGCTGGTCCTGCTCGACTCCGGCAACTTCGCCACCAGCGACCTCAACGACCTGTACCGCCGCATCATCAACCGCAATAACCGGCTCAAGAAGCTGGTCGACCTCAACGCGCCCGAGGTCATCATCCGCAACGAGAAGCGGATGCTGCAGCAGTCCGTCGACGCCCTGTTCGACAACAACCGCTGCAAGCGGCCGGTGCTCGGCTCCTCCAAC
This region includes:
- the nusG gene encoding transcription termination/antitermination protein NusG, whose product is MDERDVAAESAPDGLQWYVLKVQSNRERSIRESLLRRIKREGLEEYFREIVIPTEKIVETKGGKRRVREQKLFPGYMMVHMELNDETWYLVRDTSGVGDFTGAAGKPIPMEEHEISRMLGKEEETEGTRTAQPVVKFGVEVGDTVKVKDGPFESFEGVVDSLDETSGRLKIMVEIFGRSTEVELEHWQVEKV
- the rpmG gene encoding 50S ribosomal protein L33 codes for the protein MAREYVWLECTECSSRNYRTPKEMRGTDRLELKKYCRAQRRHTVHKESRKK
- the rplL gene encoding 50S ribosomal protein L7/L12, whose product is MATAEATETKEFDDATKELGDKIVGLTLLQARALADYLKDVHGIEPAGGGVVMAAAPGAGDGGGEAAAEQTEFDVVLTSFGDNKIAVIKAVRSITGLGLKEAKEAVESAPKAIKEGVEKEEAEKLKAELEGAGASVELK
- the rplA gene encoding 50S ribosomal protein L1 — its product is MSSQSKRQRAYRKAVADVATLELPQAVDQLKSLNDALPKGVKASSFDQTVELAVRLGVDPKHADQIVRGSIVLPHGIGKSQRVLVFCQGPNVAVAEEAGADHIGGKELADKIKDGWVDFDVAIATPDMMGVVGPLGRVLGPRGLMPSPRAGTVTQDVASAVKEYKAGKVEFRTDSAGIVHCVVGKLSFDAQQLTENADALLNLIRSLKPAAAKGQYIRSITLSATQMPGIPIVAA
- the rplJ gene encoding 50S ribosomal protein L10, whose product is MSKVVKRMMIDEIRDRLGEARELVIIDSSRLDASSDNQLRLGLREKGITVMQVKNTLARKAMEELGVAGDDIRPLLSGPSSLVWGGEDIVALSKEIAQWAKQIDQLEIKGGAVEGQAIDAEGIDQLSKSPGRLELIGQIAGLALSPGARLAGALLGPGGTISGQLEAIAEKEEEAA
- the rplK gene encoding 50S ribosomal protein L11 codes for the protein MAKQVVAEIKVQVPGGQATPAPPVGTALGPHGVNIGQFVQQFNDKTREFNGTTVPVVITVYNDRSFEFIIKSPPAAVLLKQAAQIAKGASNPRTDKVGTVSRDQVAEIAKTKLEDLNAPDIDAAMRVIEGTARSMGIEVVG
- the secE gene encoding preprotein translocase subunit SecE, whose product is MATARTRGEATFASQLASASLYKRNQGRVVRQVTAAALAVIVLLGCWTMSNTILSEYGRSIRVGIPTALGAIGLWVVYRFVNYPRFADFLISVEAEMDKVSWADRTYLVRATGVVLATMVVLGGYLWLCDMFWLWFFNLIHFLDLESMRPE
- the rpoB gene encoding DNA-directed RNA polymerase subunit beta — encoded protein: MPIPAERIIRAREVRNFGDIPGRFELSDLTRIQTESYARFLQLDKRPDQRKNHGLEEILREVFPIESYDGQYRLEYLRYELGKPRYTPMECRQLRLTYGRPFRIWLRLVKEQPVEEEVYLGDIPIMVGGGEFIINGAERVIVSQLHRSPGVDFVLAGEPGERKNFSCRIIPERGSWIELVVSKKGTLGVRIDQSGKFSAVTLIRAMNRDYSTDNALLRLFYDVHTEKVTKSNNAEALQGTFAAEDVIYPPGHERCGEIIVECCEQITSTHAEEIAESGLKTVDVIKEVPDNLLLASVAEDTTASHEEALLKIYQRLRPGNPPQLEKAIDLFSEKFFDVNRYRLGRVGRFRINRKFEQDISDDEMTLKSEDFINAIRYLVRLRVGDPSAAVDDIDNLGNRRLRTIDELGADEIRKGFLKLRRTVQERMSLKDVEEMTPRSLVNPKSVAAAIEYFYGRSELSQVVDQTNPLSMLTHERRLSALGPGGLNRKRAGFEVRDVHISHYGRICPIETPEGTNIGLISSLSIFAKVDDYGFLITPYRRVDNGKITDDFEWLRADEEANVYVAPADTRVVDGKIVDTRVLARYRNDVHWIEAGQVQYIDVAASQMVGVSAGLIPFLEHDDANRALMGSNMQRQAVPLLVAEPPLVGTGLEDEIPRYSGMVLRSDRNGKVTHVDGDSVEVEGKRFPLRKFHGLNERTCLNQKPVVELGQKVKKGDILCDSAATRDGVLSLGRNVLVAFMSWEGYNFEDAIILSERLVKDDVYTSIHIDEFDVEIRETKLGREEFTRDIPNVSEKALRHLDDDGIVHIGTRVAPGDILVGKVTPKAKTELTPEEKLLHAIFGKAGEDVKNESLEVPSGVEGIVIHTEKFARRMSLSELDRKKYDQDLKKAEQEGQKKVAASFRNFLDQFEAVLDHPLTDDDGRELRSIDDDKFLADYANNFEQHVADLDIRSPQKQADIRKLMKEQWSIVEDAMDDAEQRVNSMKRGDELPNGVLQMVKVYVASKRQISVGDKMAGRHGNKGVISKVLPVEDMPYLEDGTPVDIVLNPLGVPSRMNVGQILETHLGWAASKLGFRAVCPVFDGAPEEEINDLLDQAGLPRDGKAQLFDGRTGEAHEQKTTVGYIYMLKLHHLVDDKVHARATGPYSLITQQPLGGKARFGGQRFGEMEVWALEAYGAAYILQELLTVKSDDVEGRTKIYESMVKGENTLEAGTPASFDVLNNEIRGLCLNLQLEKARV
- the tuf gene encoding elongation factor Tu, with the translated sequence MAKEVFERTKPHVNVGTIGHIDHGKTTLTAALLAVQGAKGLAKFKSYADIAKGGTVRDETKTVTIAVSHVEYESETRHYAHIDCPGHADYIKNMITGAAQMDGAILVVSAADGPMPQTREHILLARQVNVPALVVFLNKCDLVDDEELLELVEMEVRDLLSKYDFPGDDITIIRGSAKPALDSPEDPEANKCIGELMDALDADIPEPARESDKPFLMAIEDVFSIEGRGTVVTGRIEKGVVKVGEKVHIIGLKDTQETTCTGVEMFNKTLDTGMAGDNVGILLRGVKKEDVDRGQVLAAPGSITPHTKFEGEIYVLSKEEGGRKTPFFSGYKPQFYFRTTDVTGGVKLLGGAEMCMPGDNVKLEVELLKPIAMDEGSRFAIREGGRTVGSGVVTKILE